CTCCACGTCGGCGAGGAGCACGGCGGCGCGGGCCTCGGCGCGCTCGACCTCGCCGTCGTCGCCGAGGTGCTCGGCCACGGCGCGGCTCCCGGGCCGTTCCTCGGCCACGCCCTCGCGGCGCGCGCGATCGAGCTCGCGGGCAGCGACGCGCAGCGGCGCGCGTGGCTGCCGCGCCTCGCGAGCGGCGATGCGCTCGGCACGGTCGCGCTCGCCGAGCCCGCGGGCTGGCAGCCCGAGGACTGGGCGCTCGCGCCCGGCGCGGCGCTGCACGGGCGCAAGCTCCACGTGCCCTACGCGGCGAGCGCCGACGTCGTGGTCGTCGGCACGGCCGGCGGCGGCCTCGCGCTCGCCACGCCGGGCGGCGGCCTGCGCGCGACGCCCGAGGCGACCGTCGACCGCACACGGCTCCTCGACGCGCTCGAGCTCGACGGTGCCGCCTGCGAGCCGCTCCCCGGCGGCGCGGCCGCCGCACCCGCCGTGCGCGACCTCGGCCTCGTGCTGCTCGCCGCCGACGCGTTCGGCGGCGCCACGCGGCTCGTCGAGGCGTCGGTCGCGTACGCGAAGACGCGCGAGCAGTTCGGCGTGCCGATCGGGCACTTCCAGGCCGTGAAGCACCAGCTCGCGGACATGGCGCTCGAGGTCGAGCCGTCGCGCGCGCTCTACTGGTACGCCGCGCACGCGCTCGACCGCATTCCCGACCAGGCGCCGCGCGCCGCCGCGCTCGCGAAGGCGCACGTCACCGACCGCTTCCAGCACGTCGCGCGCGAGGCCGTCGAGGTGCACGGCGGCTACGGCTTCACGTGGGAGTGCGAGGTCCAGGTCTGGTTCAAGCGCGCGATGTTCGACCGCGCGTTCCTCGGCACGCCCGAGGTGCACCGCGCCCGCGCGGCGGCGCTCGCGGGCTGGAGCGGCGAGGGCTGAGCGCCGCCTAACGACCGCCGCCCGGCCCGAGGCCGAGCGAGAGCTGGCGGTCGGCCGGCCGGCGGAAGTGCGCGGCCGAGAGCGCGGGCGGCGGCGCGTCGAGCCCGGCGCGGCGCCGGTGGAGCTCGAAGAGCGCGCGGATCTGCTCGGCGTACAGGCCCTCGCCGCGCATGCGCGTGCCGAAGCGCGGGTCCGAGAGCGCGCCGCCGCGCACGTCGCGGATGCGCGCGAGCACGCGCGCGCGCCGCTCGGGCACGCAGCGCTCGAGCCACTCGGCGAAGAGCTCCTTCACGCCGTGCGGGAGCCGCAGCACGATCGACCCCGCGCTGCTCGCACCCGCGTCCTTCGCCGCCCGCAGGATGCGCGGGATCTCCGCGTCGTTGAGCCCGGGGATCACGGGCGCGACCATCACGCCGACGGGGACGCCCGCGCGCGCGAGCGCCTCGATCGCGCCGAGCCGCCGGGCGGGGTGCGAGGCGCGCGGCTCGAGCGAGCGCGCGAGCGCGGCGTCGAGCGTCGTGATGGACACGTCGACGCGCGCGGCCCCGACGCGCGCGAGCGCGCCGAGCACGTCGGCGTCGCGCGCGACGAGCGCGCTCTTCGTGACGATGCCGACGGGGTTGCGGAACTCGGCGAGCACCTCGAGGCAGCGGCGCGTGAGGCGCAGCCGCCGCTCGATCGGCTGGTAGGCGTCCGTCACGCCGCTCATCGCGACGACGCGCGGGCGCCACGCCTTGCGCTCGAGCTCGCGGCGCAGCAGCGCGGGCGCCTCCTCCTTCACGAGGATGCGCGTCTCGAAGTCGAGCCCCGCCGAGAAGCCCAGGTACTCGTGCGTCGGCCGCGCATAGCAATAGGCGCAGCCGTGCTCGCAGCCGCGGTAGGGGTTCACGCTCGCGTCGAAGCCGACGTCCGGACTCTGGTTCGTGGCGACGATCGTGCGCGACGGGTCGCGCAGGTAGAGGGTGCGCGGCGCGGGAGGCGCCGCCTCGCCGTCCGCCTCGGCCGCGCGCAGCGCGTCGTCGAGGGCGTCCGGGTCGGCCTCGTAGGCGAGGCGCTCGAAGCGGCCGGCCGGGTTCGAGGCGGCGCCGCGGCCGCGCGGCGCGGCCGCCTCGGCGCCGCGCGGGGCGAGCCCCGGAGCGGCGGCCGGGCTTCCGGCGCGGACGCGCGCCGCGCCGTCCGGCGACGGCGACGCCGCCGGGGGCGCGGCGGGCGGTGCGGAAGGGGGAGGCGGCATGGCGACGGGCCCTCGCGCGCGGGACGCGCGAGGGCGAAAGTAGGGCGAATATGCGCGGGCGCCAGGCCTCGCCCGGGCGGAGTGCCGCGCCCTCAGGCCTCCGCCGGGTCGCGCAGGTAGCCCTCGAGCCGCGGGCCCTCGCGCGCGAGCAGCGCCTCGTACGACTCGAAGCGCTCGAGCGCCTGCCGGAGCGTGCGCGCGCCCGACGGCACGGGGTTCGCGCGGAAGAAGCGCGCCACCTCGAGGCGGTGCGCGCGCGTCCCGAGCAGCGGCGTCGCCTGCAGCACGCGCGACGCGAGCAGCGCGCCCATCCGCTCGCGCAGTCGCGACCAGCGCGCGCGCGCGAAGTCCCACGTGCGCTCGCGCGCGGCGCGGTTCCCGAGCAGGCGCACGATCACGAACGCGACGTCCTGCGAGGGCACGGCGTCGGTCAGCGCGAGTGCGAGCGTGCGCTCGACGAGCTCCGCGCTCTCGAAGTCGCACAGCGCGAACAGGAAGCGCCGCTGCTCCTGCGGCGTGCGCGCCTCGCGCATCGCGCGTTCGAGCGCGTCGTAGAGCCAGGCGTCGCCGTGCGCGGCCGCGATCGAGACGACCGGGTCGGCGAGGTTCGGCTCGAGGGAGGCGCGATCGGCGAGGTAGCGCCGGCAGCGCTCGGACGCCTCGTCGACGACGCGCGTGGCCTGGCCGATCTGCCCGACGAGCTCGACGATCGCGCCGCGGCGCACGCGCGTCGCGTCGTCCTCGTCGGCGCCGGCGTCGAAGCCGAGCTCGTCGACCTGCGCGCCGAACGCGACCTCGACCCACGCGCGCAGCCGCCGCTCGCACTCGCGCGACACGTCCGGAGCGAGCCGCGTCGCGAGCGACGCGAGCGGTCGCTTCGCCGCCGTCAGCACGTCGGGGTCCGTCTCGGCGCCGAGCGCGTTGACGATGTCGAGCAGCGAGTCGATGCGGGCCTCGCCCGCGCGCGTGAGCGCCCACTGGTGGTCGACGAGCCCCATGCGCTCCGCGGGCGACAGCGCGGGAAGGGCGTCGACGAGCGCGTCGAGCTCGCCCTCGCCGTGCAGCGGGCGGAAGAAGCCGCCCTCGTCGGCGTTGCCGTACACGAAGCCCGTCGCGCCGGCCGGGAGCGCCACGACGTCGCTGCGCTTCGCGAGCAGGTGGCGCACCTCGACGGCGCCCGCGTCCGTCCCGACGCGTCCCACCCACGGCACGGGCCAGCGCACCGCGCGCGTCTCGGCGCCGGCGCGCGCGCCGCGCGGGCGGGCCTCGAAGAAGCGCTCCTGGCGCAGCTCGAGCGCCGTCTCCTCGCGGCGCGGCGCGCGGCGCACGCGCACGACCGGGTAGCCGCTCTGCTCGATCCACGCGCGCGCGATCGGCTCGACGGGCTCGCCCGCGGCCTCGCCGAGCGCGCGCCACAGATCGGCCGCGACCGCGTTGCCCTCGGCGTGGCGCCGGATGTAGGTGCGCACGCCTTCGCGGAACGTCGCCGGGCCGAGGTAGCGCTCGAGCATGCGCACGACCGACGCGCCCTTCTCGTAGGTGATGAGGTCGAAGTTCTCGTTCGCCTCTTCCGGCGTCCGGACGGGCGCGTAGATCGGGTGCGTGTTCGCGAGGGCGTCGAGGTCGAGCGCGCCCGCGCGGTGGTGGAAGAAGTCGTGCCACATGCGCCACGCGGGCTGCCACTCGTCGACGATCTGGAACGCCATCCAGGTCGCGAACGCCTCGTTCAGCCACAGGTCGTCCCACCACGCCATCGTGACGAGATCGCCGTACCACATGTGCGCGAGCTCGTGGCAGATGACCTCCGCCGCGCGCTTCTTCTCGGCGAGCGTCGCGGTCTTCGGATCGAGCAGCAGCAGCGTCTCGCGGAAGAACACCGCGCCCGCGTTCTCCATCGCGCCGAACTCGAAGTCCGGCACGGCGACGAGGTCGAGCTTCGCGTAGGGATAGGGGAGGTCGAAGTAGCGCTCGAGTCGCACGAGCGTCTCGCGCGCGGCCTCGAGCCCGAAGTCGACGAGCGCCTCCTTGCCGGGCAGGTGCCAGACGCGGATCTCGGTGTCGCCGGCGCGCTCCGCGCGCGAGCACGCGAGCTCGCCGACCGCGAGCGCGACGAGGTACGACGAGAGCCTCGGCGTGCGCGCGAAGCGCACCGTCTTCGTGCCGTCGCCCGGGAGCTCGACGTGCTCGACGGGCGCGTTCGAGACGACGGCGTTGCCGACGCCCGTGGACACCGCGATCTGCCAGCGCGCCTTCATCGCCGGCTCGTCGAAGCACGGTGCGAGCTTGCGCGCGTCCGCCGGCTCGAGCTGCGTGAACGCATAGCGGCGCTCGCCCGCGGTCGCCCCGTAGAGCCCCGAGAGGTCGCGTCGCAGGCGTCCCTGGAACGCGAGCTCGATGCGGGCGCGGCCGCGCGGCAGCGTCGCCGGGAGCTCGAGTGCGATCGCCTGCCGCTCGGGATGCGCGACGACGCGCGCGCGCAGCGCGCGCTCTCCCGCGACGACGCGCGCGCGCGCGACGCGGAGGTCGACGGCGTGGAGCTCGATGCGGCGGCGTGCGCGCGCGACGTCGACCTCGATCGCGACCTCGCCGCGGTAGCGATCGCTGCGCGAGGGGTCGAGCTCGAGATGGAGGTCGACTTCGACGGGAACGACGTCGGGCGAGAGCCGGAACGGCTTCGTGCGCGTCGCCGCGCCGCCGCTGCGCGGGCGCGTCGCGCGCGCGGGCCGGCGAGCCCCCTTGCTGCCGCCGCCGCCACCGGGCGTCGCCGCGCGCTTCGCGCGGCTCGCGCGGCTCGTGCGCGCGCCGCCCGCGGCCTTTCGCTTGGGCGCCTTCTTGCGCGATGCGCCCGTCGTCGCGCGCGCGGCGCGCTTCGATCGCGACTTCGCGCCGGCCTTGCCCGCGGCCTTTCGCTTGGGCGCCTTCTTGCGCGATGCGCTCGCGCCGCGCCGCGGCCCGGCGTCGCCGTCCGCGCGCGCGCTGCGCTCCTTCGCCGCGCCCGCGCCGTTCGCACGTCGCGTCGCACCGGCGCGCCGGCGCGCGCCGGCGGGCGCCGTGGGGCGGCGCCGTCCATCCTTGGTTCGCTTCGCGGTCACGGCCCTTCCTCCTCGCTCGCGCCGCCATCGCGGTGCGACTAGCGTCCGACGACCACCCGGCAGATCGCGCGCAGGTGCTCGAGCCGCTCGGCGAAGGCGCGCGAGTCGGCCTCCGTCGCGAACGCGTGCGGCGGTGCGGCGTCGCCGAGCGCGAGCACCTCCTCGGCCGCGGCCACGAGCGAGCGCGGCGACGCGCCCTCGGCGACCCGCTCTCCCGCGCGCGCGAGCGCCGCGCGCCACGTGCCCGAGGAGGGCGCCGCGTCGAGCAGCGCGAGGCAGTCGCCGAGCACGCGCTGGAACTCGCCTCGGACCGACACGCGCCTCCTCTCCCGTCCGCGCCGGCGCGCGAGGACGCTCGCCGCGCGCGCCCTCCGCAGGCATTCACACGCGGCCGGCGATCGGCCCACGCGCGCCGCGCGCGCGAGCGTGGCCCGGGTGCGCGCCGCGAGCAAGGGACGCGCGCTGCGCGCGCGTGCGATTTCGCGCGTCGCGGCGGTCCGGCGGCGCGAGCGAGCGCGTAGGATGGTGTCGCGGCGCGAGCTGCGCGCGCGGGGAGCGCGCGACGGGCGCGCGATCGACGCCGGACCGGAGCGACGGGATGAGCGAGCGAGCGAAGATGTGGTGGGGAATCGGCGTCGCCGTCGCGATCGGCGCCGTGCTCGCGGCGAGCGAGCTGGTCGAGGCGCCCGCCGAGTGGGAGGTGCTCCCGCTCGAGGAGGTCGGCGTGCCGGCGTCCGAGAGCGGTGGATCGAGCGACGCGCGCCCCGGGCTCGCGGCGCCCGCGACGCCTCCGGCCGGTGGCGCGACGCCCGAGGTCGAGGCCGCGCTCGCCGATGCGCGCGCGATTTCCGGGGCGCCCGCGATCGACGCGCCTTCGCGCGCGGTCTCGGCGCCGGCGGACGTGCCGCCGCCGCTCGCGGCGTCGACGCTGCGCGTCGCGCCCGACGGGCGCTTCGTTCCGAACGCCGCGGCCGCCGCCTTCTTCGCCAGTCACTACGCCGCCAACCCGAGCTCCTCCGACGAGCTCGTGCGCGGTCACATCGTGCTCGCGCTGCTCGACTCGCTGCCCGCGCGCGCGGCCGACGAGGCCATCGCCGTGCTCGACCGCTGGCGCGCGGCGCGCGCCGCCGAGCTCGCGCTCGGGCCCGACGCGGACGAGCGCGCGCGTCGCGAGGCGCGCGCGAAGGAGCTCGGGCCCGAGCTCGCGCGCGCCCTCTCGCGCTAGGCGCGTCCGCTTCCGCCTTCGCGATCGCGCGCGGCCGCGGCGAGCGCGATACCTTCCGCCGCCGCATTCGCGCCTCGAACGCGCGCACGTGCTCGATCATCGATCGGCTGGGGGGAATCGATGGCCAACGCACCGCGGGAGCAGTGGACGAGTCGCACGGGCTTCGTGCTCGCGGCGATCGGCTCGGCCGTCGGCCTCGGCAACATGTGGCGGTTCTCGTACCTCACCGCGGAGAAGGGCGGGGCGGCCTTCGTGGTGCTGTACCTGCTCTTCACCGCCGCCGTCGGCGTCCCCGTGATGCTCGCCGAGCTCGCCATCGGGCGCGGCTCGCAGCGGAGCCCGATCGCGGCGCTCGCGCACTACGGCGGCCCGGCGTGGCGTCCGCTCGGCGCGCTGTTCGTCGCGTCGGGCTTCGTCATCCTCGCCTACTACGGCGTGATCGCCGGCTGGACGGTCCGCTATGCGGGCCTCGCGCTCGTCGGCGCGCTCCCCGACGCGCCGGGCGCCTACTTCGAGCGCATCAGCCAGGGCTGGCCCGCCTTCGGGTTCCACGTCGCCTTCATGGCCGCGACGACGCTCGTCGTGAGCGGAGGCGTGAAGGCGGGCATCGAGCGCGCGGCCGAGGTGATGATGCCCGCGCTCTTCGCGATCGTCGCCGGCATCGCGATCTACGCCGCCACGCTCGACGGCGCCTCGGCCGGCTACGCCTACTACCTGAACGTCGACTTCGCGAACGTGCTCGACTGGGACGTCGTCGCCGCGGCGGCGGGGCAGGCGTTCTTCAGCCTGAGCCTCGGAATGGGCGCGATGCTCACCTTCGCGAGCTACCTCGGGCGCGACCACGACCTGCCGAGCGAGTCGCTCATGATCGCGTCCGCGGACTTCGGTGTCGCCTTCCTCGCGGGCTTCATGGTCTTCCCGCTGATCTTCGCGCTCGGGCTGCAGGGCGACGTGATGGGGCAGGACACCGGCACGGTGGGCGCGCTCTTCATCGCGCTGCCGAAGGCGTTCGCCGAGATGGGCGCGGCCGGCCGCGTCGTCGGCTTCGCGTTCTTCGTCGCGCTGATCGTCGGCGCGCTGACGTCGGCGATCTCGCTGCTCGAGGTCGTCGTCGCGGCGGCGATGGACGGGCTCGGCGCTTCGCGCCCCCGCGCGGCCGTCGTCGCGGGCGCGCTGATCACCGCTCTCGGCGGCCTCGCCGCGTGGCGCATCGACGTGCTCGACGCGATGGACACGGTCGCGAACAACCTGTTCCTCGTCGGGGGCGGCCTCGGCCTGTCGCTCTTCTGCGGCTACGCGATGCGCGACGCGCGCGCCGAGGCGCTCTCGGGCTCGCGGGGCGGGCGCTGGACGTGGGCGTGGATGCCGCTCCTGCGCTTCGTCGTGCCGGTCGTGCTGCTGACCGTGCTCGCGGTGTCGATCGACGACACGGTCGCGAAGGTCGTCGCGCTCTTCTAGCGCCCGCGCGCGCCGCGCCTAGCGCAGCCAGCCCGCGCGGCGCGCCGCGCCGAGCGCGGCGATCGTCTCCACCCGCCGCAGCGCGCGCCGGATCTCGGCCGCGAGCTCGCGCCGTCGCTCGGCGAGCGCGTCCGCGCCGGTCGCATCGGGCGCCGGCGCGACGAGCCCGCGGTTGCGCGCGAGCTCGAGCGCGCTCTGGAACAACACCTTCGAGATCGAGTCGGCGCTGTGGATGCGCCGCTGCAGGCGGTACTGCCGTCCGAGGCCGAGGCACTCGTCGACGAGCTTCGCCGCGTCGACGGGAGCCGTGGGCTCCTGGCGTGCCAGGCGGTCGGCGACCACCTGGTAGCTCTCGAGGAAGGGCCGCAGCGCGCGGTGCGCCATGAACGGCCGGAACGACTGCACGAGCCGCTGCGCGCTCTCGCCGCCGGCGGCGATGCGCGCTTCCCAGGCGGGCTCCTGGTGATCGAGCTCGGCGCGCAGCTCGGCGCGGAAGCGCGCCTTGTCCGGGAAGAAGAACTCGAACTTGAGCAGGTCGCGCAGGCGCATGGCCTCGCTCCAGAAGGCGTCGAGCGCGCGGTCGGGGTCGGCCTCGGCGGCCGCGAGCACGGCGAGCTCGGCGATCGCGCCCGTCGTGAAGTAGTGCACCACCGAGTTGCGATAGTAGGCGGCGGTGAGCTCCTGGTCCTCGCCGATCGAGTAGACGGGCTCGTCGCCCGCGTCGAAGCGCGTCAGCACGCCCGTTCCGACGAGCGCGTCGAGCGCCGCGCACACGCCCTCGTCGGTGTCGAAGGCGTCGAGGTCGAACGCGACGGGGAGCTTCCGCTCGCGCACGTAGCCGACGACGTTCCGCACGGCCTCGCGCGTCTCGGCGACGCCGAGCGCGCGGTCGCCGACGCCGAGCAGGGCGAGCGACACGAGCGACGTCGGGGTGAAGGGCGTCGCCCGGTTGATCGCGACCGACACCTCGAATGCGAGCTTGTGCAGCGCGAGCCCGGGGTCGTGCTCGTCGTCGAGCTCGAGGTCGGGCCCGCGCGCGTCGTGCGCGGCGTCGGCGGAGGCCGGCGTGCCCGCAGTCTCCGGGCGGCGGCCGAGCGAATCGCGCAGCGACACGGCTTCGCCGAAGCGGATGTGGATGTCGCCGTACGCGCCGCCGAGCGAGCGCAGCACGCCGACGAACCAGCCGAAGCCCTCGGCGCGCTTCGCCCCGCCGCGCTGCTCGTGGCTGTACGCGCCGACGTCGACGATCTGGTCGTAGGCGATCGAGACCGGCACGAGCACGACGTCGTCCGCGCAGCCGCGCCGCCACGCGTCGACGACGTAGGCGAGCATCCCGAGGCGCGGCGGCAGCAGCTTGCCCGACCGCGAGCGGCCGCCCTCGATGTACCACTCGAGCGGGAAGCGCTTCTCGACCAGGTACTCGACGTAGCTCCGCAGCACCTGCTTGTAGAGCGCGTCGTCCTTGAACGTGCGGCGGATGAAGAACACGCCGCTGCGGCGCACGAGCGGCCCGACCGGGAAGAAGTTCATGTTGATGCCGCCGGCCGTGTGGTTCGGCGGGAGCCCGTTCTCGTGGAGCGCGGACTGCAGCACGAGGTGGTCGAGGTTCGACTTGTGCGAAGGCAGGAACACGACCGGGTGCTGGGCGGCGATGCGCGCGATGCCCGCCATCTGCTCGCGGTCGTATCGCAGCTTCCCGTAGCCGCGCGTGTAGAGCCCGCGGATCGCGTGCGCGACGAGGTCGATCACGAACGGGCTGTGCGAGGCGGCGATCTCGCGCAGCATGCGCGCGGCATCGCGCTGCGCGCGCGCGGGCGCGCGTCCGACGTCGCCGGCGAGGCGCGCGACGGTCGCGCGGAACGCGGGCCGCCGGAGGATCTCGTCGCGCACGAAGCGCGGCACCTTGTAGCGCGTGCCGCGCACGCGCCGTTCGGCGCGCTCGAGCGCGAGCATCGCCTGTCGCGCGACGTACTCCGCGAGCCCCGCCGTCTCGATGCCGCCGGCCGCGCTCCAGCGCGCGCGCAGCGCGGAGAGGCGCGCGGGCTCCGCGCGCACGACGTGGCAGCGGTCCGGCGCGCGCCGCGCGATGGCGCGCTGGCGCAGCGCGCCGGGGTCGCGCGGGTCGCCGAGCCGGAGCAGGTCGGAGAGGCGTGCACTCCGCTCGCCGTCGCGCAGCGGCGCCTTCCACACGACGCGCAGCGGCACGAGCTCCGGGTCGCCGTCCGCGGCGATCGCCACCTCGAGCGCGCCGAGCGCGACGCGCCGCCGGCGCCGCCGCGACGGGGGGATCGGGACGAGCTCGTCGTCGCGCGCGGCCGCGTCCTCGTGCTCGCGCACGAAGCGCTCGAGCAGGCGCTGCTCGAAGCGACTCGACGCGTCGAGGAGGTAGAGCGGCGCGTCGGCGCGGGCCATGCTCCCATCCTACTCCTCCGCGCGCGCGCGCAGGCGACCGGCGCGGCGCGCGCCGCCGCGGCCGCCCGCGCTACGGGCGCGCGCGACGGCGACGCGACGGTGCTCACCGGCGCGAAGGAGCTCGTCGCGGACACGGCCACCGCCGACCTGTTCGTCGTCGTCTACCGAAGCGGCGCCGACCCTGCGACGCCGGTCGCCTAGCGACGGAGGTGCGCGTGGGAGACGCGATGGACGCGAGGAGCGCTGGGGCCGCGGACGGGGCGCGCGTCGCGCGGCGGGCCGGTGAGGCGGAGGGCGCGAACGGCGCGCGAGCGGCCACCCGGGCCCCCGGTGCGAAGCGCGCCGCGGACGTCGCCCCGCTGCACCCGCGCGGGCTCCGCGGCGTCGGGCTGGCGTCGGTCGAGGGCTGGGCGCTGGTCGCGGCGGGCCTCGCGTGGCTCGCGTTCGCGAGCGACGGCGGCGTCGTGCGCGGGCTCGCGGCGGGCGGCGTCGGCTGCGTCACGCTCGGCGCCGGGATCGGCGTGCTGCTCTACCCGGGCGACCTGCGCATCGTCTCGTTCGGCGCGCTCGCGTCGCTGGCCGGCCTCGCGGTCGCCGCGCTCGGCGCCGTCGCGTTCGGCTTCGCGACGTCGCTCGGTCTCGTCGCGCTCGCCGTGGTGGGCTGGCTCGCGTCGGGGCGTGCGTCGCTCGCCTGGACGTCGCCGACGCCGGGTGTTCCCGAGCGCGAGGATTCGCTTCGGCTCGCCTCGAAGGTGGCGATGGACGAGGCGCTGCTCGCGAGCTTCCACCTGCGGCTCGACTTCCCGACCGGCGCGCGCCTCGAGCAGATCGTCCGCGAGACGCTCGCGCTGCGCGAGCGGCACGCGGCGCTCGGCTCGCGCGAGAACCCGCTCGCCGTGCACCGGACGCCGCCGCCGCTCGACGCGCCTCGGCTCGCACCCGCGCGCGCGGCCGGGCGCGACTTCGAGCACCTCGCGTTCGAGAGCGAGTGGGAGCCGCAGGTCGGCGAGCCCGGGCGCGAGCGCTGGCTGTCGCACACGGCGAACCGCACCGCACACGCCTACGTCGTGCGCAGCGACCCGTCCGCGCCGTGGCTCGTCGCGATCAACGGCTATCGCATGGGGCTCGCGCCGATCGACCTGCGCCTGTTCGACCCGCGCCTCTACGTCGACCGCATGGGGCTCAACCTCGCGATCCCCGTGCTGCCCCTGCACGGGCCGCGGCGCATCGGGCGCTTCTCGGGCGACGGCTACCTCGACGGCGACCCGGTCGCGTTCTTCCACGCCGAGTGCCAGGCGATCTGGGACCTCCGCCGCATCGTGTCGTGGATCCGCGCGCAGGGCGGCGAGCGGATCGGCGTGCTCGGCCTCTCGCTCGGCGGCTACAACTGCGCGCTGCTCGCCTCCGTCGAGGAGGGGCTCGCGTGCGCGATCGCGGGCATCCCGGTCGCCGACTTCTCGCGCATCCTGTGGACGCACGGGCCGCCGTGGCTCATGCGCGCGTACGAGAAGGCCGGCCTGCCGCGCGAGGAGATCGCGTCGCTGCTCGCCCCGGTCGCGCCGCTCGCGCTCGATCCCAGGGTGCCGCGCGAGGGGCGCGCCGTCTTCGCGGGGACGGGCGATCGCATCGTTCCGCCCGAGCACCAGCGCGACCTGATCGCGCACTGGGACCCGCCCGCGCGATGCTGGTACCAGGGCGGGCACGTCACGTTCCGGCTCGATCCGGAGGTCGAGCGGCTCGTGCGCGGCGTGCTCGCCGCGCGGCTCGCCCCCGCGGCGAGCGGCGCGGGGGCTGCGGCGCCGC
This genomic interval from Myxococcota bacterium contains the following:
- a CDS encoding acyl-CoA dehydrogenase family protein — translated: MRFELSDEQELVQESVRGFLEAECPVARLRAIYDADAPFDPALWKGMVELGLAGLHVGEEHGGAGLGALDLAVVAEVLGHGAAPGPFLGHALAARAIELAGSDAQRRAWLPRLASGDALGTVALAEPAGWQPEDWALAPGAALHGRKLHVPYAASADVVVVGTAGGGLALATPGGGLRATPEATVDRTRLLDALELDGAACEPLPGGAAAAPAVRDLGLVLLAADAFGGATRLVEASVAYAKTREQFGVPIGHFQAVKHQLADMALEVEPSRALYWYAAHALDRIPDQAPRAAALAKAHVTDRFQHVAREAVEVHGGYGFTWECEVQVWFKRAMFDRAFLGTPEVHRARAAALAGWSGEG
- a CDS encoding PA0069 family radical SAM protein, with the translated sequence MPPPPSAPPAAPPAASPSPDGAARVRAGSPAAAPGLAPRGAEAAAPRGRGAASNPAGRFERLAYEADPDALDDALRAAEADGEAAPPAPRTLYLRDPSRTIVATNQSPDVGFDASVNPYRGCEHGCAYCYARPTHEYLGFSAGLDFETRILVKEEAPALLRRELERKAWRPRVVAMSGVTDAYQPIERRLRLTRRCLEVLAEFRNPVGIVTKSALVARDADVLGALARVGAARVDVSITTLDAALARSLEPRASHPARRLGAIEALARAGVPVGVMVAPVIPGLNDAEIPRILRAAKDAGASSAGSIVLRLPHGVKELFAEWLERCVPERRARVLARIRDVRGGALSDPRFGTRMRGEGLYAEQIRALFELHRRRAGLDAPPPALSAAHFRRPADRQLSLGLGPGGGR
- a CDS encoding M1 family aminopeptidase, which codes for MTAKRTKDGRRRPTAPAGARRRAGATRRANGAGAAKERSARADGDAGPRRGASASRKKAPKRKAAGKAGAKSRSKRAARATTGASRKKAPKRKAAGGARTSRASRAKRAATPGGGGGSKGARRPARATRPRSGGAATRTKPFRLSPDVVPVEVDLHLELDPSRSDRYRGEVAIEVDVARARRRIELHAVDLRVARARVVAGERALRARVVAHPERQAIALELPATLPRGRARIELAFQGRLRRDLSGLYGATAGERRYAFTQLEPADARKLAPCFDEPAMKARWQIAVSTGVGNAVVSNAPVEHVELPGDGTKTVRFARTPRLSSYLVALAVGELACSRAERAGDTEIRVWHLPGKEALVDFGLEAARETLVRLERYFDLPYPYAKLDLVAVPDFEFGAMENAGAVFFRETLLLLDPKTATLAEKKRAAEVICHELAHMWYGDLVTMAWWDDLWLNEAFATWMAFQIVDEWQPAWRMWHDFFHHRAGALDLDALANTHPIYAPVRTPEEANENFDLITYEKGASVVRMLERYLGPATFREGVRTYIRRHAEGNAVAADLWRALGEAAGEPVEPIARAWIEQSGYPVVRVRRAPRREETALELRQERFFEARPRGARAGAETRAVRWPVPWVGRVGTDAGAVEVRHLLAKRSDVVALPAGATGFVYGNADEGGFFRPLHGEGELDALVDALPALSPAERMGLVDHQWALTRAGEARIDSLLDIVNALGAETDPDVLTAAKRPLASLATRLAPDVSRECERRLRAWVEVAFGAQVDELGFDAGADEDDATRVRRGAIVELVGQIGQATRVVDEASERCRRYLADRASLEPNLADPVVSIAAAHGDAWLYDALERAMREARTPQEQRRFLFALCDFESAELVERTLALALTDAVPSQDVAFVIVRLLGNRAARERTWDFARARWSRLRERMGALLASRVLQATPLLGTRAHRLEVARFFRANPVPSGARTLRQALERFESYEALLAREGPRLEGYLRDPAEA
- a CDS encoding sodium-dependent transporter is translated as MANAPREQWTSRTGFVLAAIGSAVGLGNMWRFSYLTAEKGGAAFVVLYLLFTAAVGVPVMLAELAIGRGSQRSPIAALAHYGGPAWRPLGALFVASGFVILAYYGVIAGWTVRYAGLALVGALPDAPGAYFERISQGWPAFGFHVAFMAATTLVVSGGVKAGIERAAEVMMPALFAIVAGIAIYAATLDGASAGYAYYLNVDFANVLDWDVVAAAAGQAFFSLSLGMGAMLTFASYLGRDHDLPSESLMIASADFGVAFLAGFMVFPLIFALGLQGDVMGQDTGTVGALFIALPKAFAEMGAAGRVVGFAFFVALIVGALTSAISLLEVVVAAAMDGLGASRPRAAVVAGALITALGGLAAWRIDVLDAMDTVANNLFLVGGGLGLSLFCGYAMRDARAEALSGSRGGRWTWAWMPLLRFVVPVVLLTVLAVSIDDTVAKVVALF
- a CDS encoding glycerol-3-phosphate 1-O-acyltransferase, with product MARADAPLYLLDASSRFEQRLLERFVREHEDAAARDDELVPIPPSRRRRRRVALGALEVAIAADGDPELVPLRVVWKAPLRDGERSARLSDLLRLGDPRDPGALRQRAIARRAPDRCHVVRAEPARLSALRARWSAAGGIETAGLAEYVARQAMLALERAERRVRGTRYKVPRFVRDEILRRPAFRATVARLAGDVGRAPARAQRDAARMLREIAASHSPFVIDLVAHAIRGLYTRGYGKLRYDREQMAGIARIAAQHPVVFLPSHKSNLDHLVLQSALHENGLPPNHTAGGINMNFFPVGPLVRRSGVFFIRRTFKDDALYKQVLRSYVEYLVEKRFPLEWYIEGGRSRSGKLLPPRLGMLAYVVDAWRRGCADDVVLVPVSIAYDQIVDVGAYSHEQRGGAKRAEGFGWFVGVLRSLGGAYGDIHIRFGEAVSLRDSLGRRPETAGTPASADAAHDARGPDLELDDEHDPGLALHKLAFEVSVAINRATPFTPTSLVSLALLGVGDRALGVAETREAVRNVVGYVRERKLPVAFDLDAFDTDEGVCAALDALVGTGVLTRFDAGDEPVYSIGEDQELTAAYYRNSVVHYFTTGAIAELAVLAAAEADPDRALDAFWSEAMRLRDLLKFEFFFPDKARFRAELRAELDHQEPAWEARIAAGGESAQRLVQSFRPFMAHRALRPFLESYQVVADRLARQEPTAPVDAAKLVDECLGLGRQYRLQRRIHSADSISKVLFQSALELARNRGLVAPAPDATGADALAERRRELAAEIRRALRRVETIAALGAARRAGWLR